In the Defluviitalea raffinosedens genome, one interval contains:
- a CDS encoding V-type ATP synthase subunit I, which translates to MAVEKMVMMNLVGALEDEDKILEQIILMGNVHLQTDLSELYESHFALHVLEESLNEMRENGEVNTRGPNDENYSEVLSRIEYISKALDIKPKVDQAFLESSFEYGSCKNSIDEMYHKVSPIYEEILKTKETIKKYQAFRESIKYILDKNIDFSGLGKLHFFNYKIGKISHEDKLEIAKNYENITAIAKAIGTGDGLEVFLIIYPQKFEMETERILKSVNFEEVKIPEELRGTPIEMNEQIEKILRQEQNKLNELYQKIREMKDTYQDFICQAITRVKMTQKISNIKENIERGNSVFILSGWVPESQKEKITTQISTVSNKFMIVFKDINEIGKSIMPPTKLKNHKWFQPFENLVKMYGTPSYTELDPTVFLTITYLLTFGAMFGDVGQGLIFVLAGYILSKKQKDSFFGPIAMKLGMSSAIFGFFYGSIFGNEEWIPHIVRSVFGSESIMTKLIINPMENMNLILISAVVLGVILLLFGYGYSMINCLKEGNIQDGLFGRNGLAGLVFYIALLLIVYDIAFAPIIIPRGILITLIVISMILMVIREPLANKLQNKLPLYHEEVSSYYVESGFDIVETILSLASNTISFIRVGAFALNHVGLFLAFKTMAEMANGGVAGIIIMIIGNIIIIGLEGLIVFIQGLRLQYYELFGKYFKGEGVEFKPIQFID; encoded by the coding sequence ATGGCTGTAGAAAAAATGGTCATGATGAATTTAGTCGGTGCTCTGGAAGATGAAGATAAAATACTGGAGCAGATTATTTTAATGGGAAATGTACATTTACAAACTGATTTGAGTGAACTTTATGAAAGTCATTTTGCTCTCCATGTTTTGGAAGAAAGTTTAAATGAAATGAGAGAAAATGGAGAGGTCAACACGAGAGGTCCCAATGATGAAAATTATTCCGAAGTATTAAGCAGGATTGAATATATATCAAAGGCTTTGGATATTAAGCCTAAAGTGGATCAGGCTTTTCTTGAAAGTTCCTTTGAATACGGTTCCTGCAAAAACAGTATCGACGAGATGTATCATAAAGTTAGCCCAATTTATGAAGAAATCCTGAAAACAAAGGAAACTATAAAGAAATATCAGGCTTTCAGGGAAAGCATAAAATATATTTTAGATAAAAATATTGACTTCAGTGGATTGGGAAAACTCCATTTTTTTAATTATAAAATAGGAAAGATATCCCATGAAGATAAATTGGAAATAGCTAAAAATTATGAAAACATTACGGCAATTGCCAAAGCTATTGGGACAGGCGACGGACTAGAAGTTTTTTTAATCATTTATCCTCAAAAATTCGAAATGGAAACAGAAAGGATTTTAAAATCTGTTAATTTTGAAGAGGTTAAAATTCCAGAGGAGTTAAGGGGAACTCCTATAGAAATGAATGAACAGATAGAAAAGATTTTAAGACAGGAACAAAATAAGCTTAATGAGCTCTATCAAAAAATAAGGGAAATGAAAGATACTTACCAGGATTTCATTTGCCAAGCAATTACCAGAGTTAAAATGACGCAAAAAATAAGTAATATTAAAGAAAACATAGAAAGAGGCAATAGTGTGTTTATTTTATCCGGTTGGGTTCCGGAAAGCCAAAAAGAGAAGATTACAACTCAAATATCGACTGTAAGTAATAAGTTCATGATAGTGTTTAAAGATATTAATGAAATAGGGAAAAGCATTATGCCCCCTACCAAATTAAAAAATCACAAATGGTTTCAACCCTTTGAGAATTTGGTTAAAATGTATGGAACACCAAGTTATACGGAGTTGGATCCTACAGTGTTTTTAACCATTACTTATTTACTTACATTTGGAGCGATGTTTGGAGATGTGGGGCAAGGACTGATTTTTGTACTTGCTGGATACATTCTGTCGAAGAAGCAAAAAGATTCTTTCTTTGGTCCTATCGCTATGAAACTTGGAATGAGTTCTGCGATATTTGGCTTTTTCTACGGAAGTATCTTTGGAAATGAAGAATGGATTCCGCATATAGTCCGTAGTGTATTTGGCTCTGAAAGCATTATGACAAAACTTATTATAAATCCTATGGAAAATATGAATCTGATACTTATTTCTGCAGTTGTTCTTGGAGTGATTTTACTTCTATTTGGATATGGATACAGCATGATCAATTGCTTAAAAGAAGGTAATATACAGGATGGATTGTTTGGAAGAAACGGTTTAGCTGGTCTTGTATTTTATATTGCCTTACTTTTAATAGTTTATGATATTGCCTTTGCTCCAATTATTATCCCAAGAGGGATATTGATTACATTAATAGTTATATCTATGATTCTTATGGTCATCAGAGAACCATTGGCCAATAAACTTCAAAATAAACTGCCACTTTATCATGAAGAAGTTTCAAGCTACTATGTAGAAAGTGGATTTGATATTGTAGAGACTATTTTAAGCCTTGCAAGTAATACAATTTCTTTTATCAGAGTGGGGGCTTTTGCTCTGAATCATGTTGGATTGTTTTTAGCATTTAAAACAATGGCTGAAATGGCTAATGGAGGGGTAGCCGGAATTATAATAATGATCATTGGCAATATCATTATTATAGGACTGGAAGGGTTAATTGTATTTATTCAAGGCTTACGTCTTCAATATTACGAATTATTTGGCAAATATTTCAAAGGTGAAGGTGTTGAATTTAAACCTATTCAATTTATCGATTAA
- a CDS encoding inorganic phosphate transporter yields the protein MIIMISPSVISGAILGWALGSNGAANCFAAAVSTRIVKYRTAIILTAVFVILGACLEGSKGVHKISDYSYNSGINTPMKAFLVMLAAAITITLMTVIHLPVSTSQAVIGAIIGGALLEGKADFSELFKFFYAWFLTPFGAIIIAFILYKSFELFIEKRIKDYVIYDQIIKAGYYISGIFSAYSLGGNNVANVTSVYAGKINLLTTKQAVFIGGLTIALGVLTYSKGVMKTVGESLVTLSPVSGLISVFTGAIVVYIYTQIGIPVSASHAIVGSVIGIGLVKGVNTISIKAIRNILFGWFGTPAISGVISLLFFNLFST from the coding sequence ATGATTATTATGATATCACCTTCAGTCATTTCTGGAGCCATTTTAGGCTGGGCATTAGGAAGCAATGGTGCAGCCAATTGCTTTGCTGCTGCAGTTTCTACAAGAATAGTAAAATATAGAACGGCAATTATACTTACCGCAGTATTCGTAATTCTTGGCGCTTGTTTGGAAGGAAGCAAAGGAGTACACAAAATAAGTGATTATTCTTACAACAGTGGCATTAATACTCCAATGAAAGCATTTTTAGTTATGTTGGCAGCCGCCATTACAATCACATTAATGACTGTCATTCATTTACCGGTATCTACGTCCCAGGCCGTGATAGGGGCTATTATTGGAGGAGCTCTTTTAGAAGGGAAGGCAGATTTTTCAGAGTTGTTCAAGTTTTTTTATGCATGGTTTTTAACGCCCTTTGGAGCGATTATCATTGCCTTTATTTTATATAAGAGCTTTGAACTGTTTATAGAAAAAAGAATAAAAGATTATGTAATATATGATCAAATTATTAAAGCAGGGTATTACATTTCTGGGATTTTTTCAGCGTATTCTTTAGGTGGTAATAATGTAGCCAATGTAACTTCTGTTTATGCCGGAAAAATCAATTTGCTTACTACTAAGCAGGCTGTATTCATCGGAGGTTTAACGATAGCTCTTGGAGTACTTACATATAGCAAGGGAGTTATGAAAACGGTAGGCGAAAGTTTGGTTACACTTTCTCCTGTTTCAGGACTTATTTCCGTATTTACGGGAGCGATTGTAGTGTATATTTATACACAAATTGGTATTCCCGTATCTGCTTCTCATGCTATTGTGGGGTCAGTTATTGGCATTGGATTAGTAAAAGGAGTAAATACTATTAGCATTAAAGCGATTCGCAACATTTTATTCGGATGGTTTGGAACTCCGGCAATTTCCGGGGTAATTAGCCTGCTGTTTTTTAATTTATTTTCTACTTGA
- a CDS encoding V-type ATPase subunit, with the protein MGNVTGFAAVNTKLRVKKRKFLTDEDFRILLSKNSVGEITRYLKEHPGYKEVLRNFDPSDVHRGDLEIELIKNIVHQIEAILSYFQGDYRQFFLSLLIEYEIEDLKLILRMISRNEDITKIKDSLVHSEKYSHLDYDQLLQSKNVEQFLENLKHTIYYHPLKTITDEDITKRVFHIEMKLETMFYGILIEKANKLSKEDQQLVKESIGTNIDLINIQWIYRAMKNYSISPEEILIYCISNGYKLNYLKLKELVYSKNIEAFIEKIKQTQYKFIFPNDQDVFIERRIERYLFNLYGMRRKQNSMNIMECISYIYFLKYEAKDIISIIECIRYNLDKELSKRYLIRKG; encoded by the coding sequence ATGGGGAATGTTACTGGCTTTGCCGCAGTTAATACAAAACTTAGAGTAAAAAAACGAAAATTCTTGACTGACGAGGATTTTCGTATTTTACTTTCTAAAAATTCTGTTGGTGAGATTACAAGATATCTCAAAGAGCATCCAGGCTATAAAGAGGTGTTAAGAAATTTTGATCCATCAGATGTTCATAGAGGAGATCTGGAAATAGAACTGATCAAAAATATTGTTCATCAGATAGAAGCGATCCTATCTTATTTCCAAGGAGATTATAGGCAGTTTTTTTTAAGTCTTTTAATAGAATATGAAATAGAAGATTTAAAACTGATTCTTAGAATGATCAGCAGAAACGAAGATATTACAAAAATAAAAGACAGTCTTGTTCATTCAGAAAAATACAGTCACCTGGATTATGATCAGTTGCTTCAATCAAAAAATGTTGAACAGTTTCTGGAGAATTTAAAACATACTATTTACTATCATCCCTTAAAAACCATTACCGATGAGGATATTACCAAAAGAGTATTTCATATTGAAATGAAATTAGAAACGATGTTTTATGGAATTTTAATTGAAAAAGCAAATAAATTATCAAAGGAAGATCAGCAGCTGGTGAAAGAAAGTATCGGAACAAATATAGATTTAATTAATATCCAGTGGATTTATAGGGCGATGAAGAACTATAGTATTTCTCCTGAGGAAATACTTATTTATTGTATTTCTAATGGATATAAATTAAATTATTTAAAGTTAAAAGAATTGGTTTATTCTAAAAATATAGAAGCGTTTATAGAAAAAATAAAGCAAACACAATATAAGTTTATTTTTCCAAACGATCAGGATGTTTTTATTGAAAGAAGAATCGAAAGATATTTATTCAATCTCTACGGGATGAGACGAAAGCAAAATTCCATGAATATAATGGAGTGCATTTCATATATTTACTTCTTGAAATATGAAGCAAAGGATATAATATCCATTATTGAATGTATCAGATATAATTTAGATAAAGAGCTTTCAAAACGATATTTGATTAGAAAGGGATAA
- a CDS encoding V-type ATP synthase subunit F, with protein sequence MKSFVISDNHDTWVGMRLAGISGVVVHEKDEILKEIDKVLQDKEIGILIVTELIMEIAKEKLMELKMKPNYPLVIEIPDRHGFRNNDNRIMSYIKESIGIGI encoded by the coding sequence ATGAAATCATTTGTAATAAGTGATAATCATGATACTTGGGTTGGCATGCGCCTTGCAGGAATCAGCGGGGTTGTTGTTCATGAGAAAGATGAAATATTGAAAGAAATCGATAAAGTGTTGCAAGATAAAGAAATAGGTATACTTATTGTTACTGAATTAATCATGGAAATTGCAAAAGAAAAGCTCATGGAATTAAAAATGAAACCCAATTATCCTCTTGTGATCGAAATACCCGACCGCCATGGATTTAGAAACAACGATAACAGAATTATGAGTTATATTAAAGAATCCATTGGGATAGGCATATGA
- a CDS encoding ATP synthase subunit C: MNLLLIIAGIIAGITVILGCIDYFKKKETSKSQLKKSIGISAGSFAAVLLGAITMLVPDIIMAAETAAASGANSGSGLGFIAAALSTGMATIGAGYAVGAVGSSALGAVSEDPKILGKTLIFVGLAEGIAIYGLIISIMILGRL; the protein is encoded by the coding sequence ATGAATTTATTATTAATTATTGCAGGTATTATTGCAGGAATTACGGTTATTTTAGGATGCATAGACTATTTTAAGAAGAAGGAAACATCAAAAAGTCAATTGAAAAAATCTATTGGTATTAGTGCAGGATCTTTTGCTGCTGTATTATTGGGGGCGATTACAATGCTCGTTCCGGACATTATAATGGCTGCCGAAACTGCTGCTGCATCGGGAGCTAATTCAGGGTCTGGTCTTGGATTCATTGCTGCTGCCCTAAGTACCGGTATGGCTACTATAGGAGCAGGTTATGCAGTAGGTGCTGTTGGTTCTTCTGCTTTAGGTGCTGTTTCTGAAGATCCCAAAATTCTTGGGAAAACTCTTATTTTTGTTGGATTGGCAGAAGGTATTGCAATTTATGGTTTGATCATATCTATTATGATTTTAGGAAGGTTATAA
- a CDS encoding V-type ATP synthase subunit D encodes MAVLVAPTKSNLIKAKSALELSQKGFELLDKKRNVLIREMMELMDKAQEIQGKINTIFEEAYKALQVVNITLGIQNVEEIALSIPKDEEFEILLKSVMGVEIPSIKYVKKDVEPSYGFYRTNSALDFAVIRFNEVKYLIYELTEIENSIYRLAKEIKKTSKRANALESIQIPKYKEQVKYIQEVLEEKEREDFFRLKRLKKG; translated from the coding sequence ATGGCAGTACTCGTCGCACCGACCAAATCCAATTTAATAAAAGCAAAAAGTGCTCTAGAGCTTTCACAGAAAGGATTTGAGTTATTAGATAAGAAAAGAAATGTTCTCATTCGTGAAATGATGGAACTGATGGATAAAGCGCAAGAAATCCAAGGGAAAATCAATACTATTTTTGAAGAAGCTTATAAGGCGCTTCAAGTAGTAAACATCACACTGGGAATTCAAAATGTTGAAGAAATTGCTCTGTCTATTCCAAAAGATGAAGAGTTTGAGATTCTACTTAAAAGTGTAATGGGAGTAGAAATTCCTTCAATTAAATATGTAAAAAAGGATGTAGAGCCTTCTTATGGTTTTTATCGCACGAATTCTGCCCTTGATTTTGCTGTGATCAGGTTTAATGAAGTTAAATATTTAATCTATGAGCTTACAGAGATTGAAAATTCAATTTACAGATTAGCAAAAGAAATAAAGAAAACCAGCAAAAGAGCCAATGCTTTAGAGAGTATTCAAATTCCTAAGTATAAAGAACAGGTAAAATATATCCAGGAAGTATTGGAGGAAAAAGAAAGAGAAGACTTTTTCAGATTAAAGCGATTAAAGAAAGGATAA
- a CDS encoding V-type ATP synthase subunit E family protein: MVTIEEKLSLFSKLVYQDILNESEKKIKEIEEKNARLIEEYRKELIEKSKQITSNMDRKIEQKKSEMLSKVKMEAKQKLLSKKEELLELLIEEQKNKAKEFIRTDAYVLFFKKNFEAILNELTDIKGLRIEILERDRKIFQDYIQQAAMARGIPLENISYLEGSKGMIGGIIVSNLEGTIRYDASISSLLEDKKAFIMERMYEELEKVGDIG, encoded by the coding sequence ATGGTTACCATAGAAGAGAAATTAAGTTTATTTTCTAAACTGGTATATCAGGACATACTAAATGAATCCGAAAAAAAGATAAAAGAAATCGAAGAAAAAAATGCAAGATTGATTGAAGAATACAGAAAAGAGCTCATTGAAAAATCTAAGCAGATCACTTCAAACATGGATAGAAAAATTGAACAGAAGAAAAGTGAAATGCTTAGTAAAGTTAAGATGGAAGCAAAGCAAAAATTACTGTCCAAAAAAGAAGAGCTGCTTGAGCTTTTAATTGAAGAGCAAAAAAATAAGGCAAAAGAGTTTATTCGTACTGATGCTTACGTTTTGTTTTTTAAAAAAAATTTTGAAGCTATTTTAAATGAATTGACTGATATTAAAGGATTACGTATCGAAATATTGGAACGTGATCGTAAAATTTTTCAGGACTATATACAACAGGCAGCTATGGCCAGAGGCATTCCTTTAGAAAATATCTCCTATCTCGAAGGAAGCAAAGGGATGATCGGAGGTATAATCGTATCCAATTTGGAAGGAACCATTCGCTATGATGCTTCTATTTCCTCTTTGTTAGAGGATAAAAAAGCTTTTATTATGGAAAGAATGTATGAAGAATTAGAAAAAGTTGGTGATATAGGTTGA
- a CDS encoding V-type ATP synthase subunit A, whose translation MTTDREGIVTLVNGPVVKAKNMSFFKVREMVTIGEKRLIGEIISLEKDEATIQVYEETEGLKAGEKINSTGMPLSVKLGPGLIGNMFDGIQRPLKTIESISPNFIPEGIGLLSIDEEKKWDVKMLVKEGDYLKQGQVFAEVPETLVITHKIMVPPNISGKVISAKENGSYSIRECLIVLEDDDGKIHELTMVQEWPVRTPRPSARRIPIKQLLRTGQRVLDIFFPIAKGGTAAVPGGFGTGKTVTQHQLAKWSDADIIVYIGCGERGNEMTAVLEEFPELIDPRTGKPIMERTILIANTSNMPVAAREASIYTGITMAEYYRDMGYDVAIMADSTSRWAEALREIAGRLEEMPAEEGYPAYLPSRLAEFYERAGMVETFNGEEASVTIIGAVSPPGGDFSEPVTENTKRFVNAFLALDKKLAYARHYPAINYLTSYSGYIKMLEEWYRENVGEDIIELRAKMLKILQEENKLMEIVQLVGEDVLPDDQRLILEIAKVLKKGFLQQNALHPEDTYVELAKQYKMIKTINHLYDRAYKCVKSGIPISQIRKERLFDEVIKIKYSVPNDQIDLIDDVIEKIDQYYEQLESKYKD comes from the coding sequence TTGACAACAGATAGAGAAGGAATTGTAACCCTTGTCAATGGACCTGTAGTAAAAGCTAAAAATATGTCTTTTTTTAAAGTAAGAGAAATGGTTACAATCGGAGAAAAACGTTTAATTGGAGAAATCATATCTTTAGAAAAAGATGAGGCGACTATTCAGGTTTATGAAGAAACAGAAGGCCTAAAAGCCGGAGAGAAAATAAATTCCACAGGAATGCCACTTTCAGTAAAACTAGGGCCAGGACTTATTGGAAACATGTTCGATGGAATTCAGAGGCCTTTAAAGACTATAGAAAGTATTTCTCCTAATTTTATTCCAGAAGGTATAGGACTTCTATCGATTGACGAAGAGAAAAAATGGGATGTAAAAATGTTAGTAAAAGAAGGTGATTATTTAAAGCAAGGTCAGGTATTTGCAGAAGTACCAGAAACCCTTGTAATCACCCATAAAATTATGGTGCCTCCGAACATAAGTGGAAAAGTGATTTCCGCGAAGGAAAATGGATCGTATTCCATTCGGGAATGCTTAATCGTTTTAGAAGATGATGATGGAAAAATCCATGAATTAACAATGGTTCAGGAGTGGCCGGTAAGAACTCCAAGACCTTCAGCCAGAAGAATACCAATTAAACAACTTTTAAGGACAGGTCAAAGGGTGTTGGATATATTTTTTCCTATTGCAAAAGGAGGTACGGCTGCCGTACCCGGAGGATTTGGAACAGGAAAGACAGTTACTCAGCATCAGCTTGCCAAATGGTCCGATGCTGATATCATTGTGTATATAGGATGTGGCGAACGGGGCAATGAAATGACTGCTGTTTTGGAGGAATTTCCAGAGCTCATTGACCCAAGGACTGGAAAACCCATTATGGAAAGAACAATTCTCATAGCCAATACTTCCAATATGCCTGTGGCAGCCAGAGAAGCCAGTATTTATACAGGAATTACCATGGCTGAATACTATAGAGATATGGGGTATGATGTTGCTATTATGGCAGATTCAACTTCCAGATGGGCTGAAGCTTTAAGAGAAATAGCTGGAAGATTGGAAGAAATGCCAGCAGAAGAAGGATATCCAGCATACCTTCCTTCAAGGCTAGCAGAATTCTATGAACGGGCTGGGATGGTTGAAACGTTTAATGGCGAAGAAGCTTCCGTAACGATTATAGGGGCTGTATCTCCTCCAGGGGGAGATTTTTCTGAGCCGGTAACAGAAAATACAAAGCGATTTGTTAACGCATTTTTGGCTCTGGATAAAAAGCTGGCATATGCAAGACATTATCCGGCCATAAACTATTTAACCAGTTACAGTGGTTACATAAAGATGTTAGAGGAATGGTACCGTGAGAATGTCGGTGAAGATATTATAGAACTTAGAGCAAAAATGTTAAAAATTTTACAAGAAGAAAATAAGCTTATGGAAATTGTACAACTGGTAGGTGAAGATGTACTTCCTGACGATCAAAGACTGATCCTTGAGATTGCAAAAGTACTTAAGAAAGGCTTTCTTCAGCAAAATGCTTTGCATCCGGAGGATACATATGTTGAACTGGCAAAACAGTACAAAATGATAAAGACAATAAATCATTTATATGATCGCGCATACAAATGTGTTAAGTCAGGCATACCAATTTCGCAAATAAGAAAAGAAAGACTGTTTGATGAAGTCATTAAAATAAAATATAGTGTACCCAATGATCAAATAGATTTAATTGATGATGTTATAGAAAAAATTGATCAGTATTATGAGCAATTAGAAAGCAAATATAAAGACTAA
- a CDS encoding DUF47 domain-containing protein: MPLFKKEKKVLELMNQHIEAVIYCNQLFIEALEVLNEKGTGFEIERMAKEVGEAETEADHIRHEIIHSLLKGVLLPESRREILNIIKKMDDIANKCEEIIKQIYLQNIEFFDELKPAVKEINLKTKLQLQYLQELINKIFGQFYQGEEYHNQLADIVKLESEIDEIEYNAIRTLFNMDIELAKKNQIKAIISDIAELSDIGEDISDMLEMIMVLRKV; this comes from the coding sequence ATGCCATTGTTTAAAAAGGAAAAAAAAGTTTTGGAGCTTATGAATCAGCATATAGAAGCAGTAATTTATTGTAACCAGTTATTTATTGAGGCATTGGAAGTACTTAATGAAAAAGGCACGGGCTTTGAAATAGAAAGAATGGCTAAGGAAGTAGGAGAAGCTGAAACTGAGGCAGATCACATTCGCCACGAAATCATTCACTCCCTTTTAAAAGGAGTACTTTTGCCTGAATCAAGAAGAGAAATATTAAATATTATAAAAAAGATGGATGATATTGCTAATAAATGTGAAGAAATTATCAAGCAAATTTATCTTCAAAATATTGAGTTTTTTGATGAACTAAAGCCTGCTGTCAAAGAAATTAATTTAAAAACAAAACTGCAGCTTCAATATTTACAGGAATTAATTAATAAGATCTTTGGCCAATTTTATCAGGGAGAAGAGTACCATAACCAGCTTGCTGATATCGTAAAGCTGGAATCAGAAATTGATGAGATTGAATATAATGCAATACGTACGTTATTTAATATGGATATAGAATTGGCAAAGAAAAATCAAATTAAAGCGATCATATCTGATATTGCAGAGTTATCCGATATTGGAGAAGATATTTCAGATATGCTGGAAATGATTATGGTATTAAGAAAGGTATGA
- a CDS encoding V-type ATP synthase subunit B, translating into MRKEFLSLNKIEGPLIILSKVEDVAYGEIIDITVDGKTHRKGKVVKIDNDKIVAQVFEGTSGLSTQNTSVRFTGTPLEIPLSKDILGRTFNGVGNPIDSDFPIYSDKRYNINGRPINPVSRQYPRDYINTGISAIDALMTLIRGQKLPIFSGNGLPHNELAVQIVKQAKIRGAEDGNFAIVFGAMGVRHDDADYFIRSFKESGVLERVVMYLNLADDPIIERISTPRCALTAAEYLAFECGMHILVILTDMTSYCEALRELSAAREEVPSRKGYPGYLYSDLATIYERAGMLKETEGSITLLPILTMPNDDITHPIPDLTGYITEGQIVLSRELYQSNIYPPISVLPSLSRLMKDGIGEDYTREDHGDLANQIFSSYSKVQDIRALAQIIGEDDLSEIDKKYLEFGQRFEEEFLSQSMDENRSIEDTLNLGWKLISILPKEELDRLNPKLIEKFYIN; encoded by the coding sequence GTGAGGAAAGAATTTCTTAGCTTGAATAAAATAGAAGGTCCTCTGATTATACTTTCAAAAGTTGAAGATGTTGCCTATGGAGAAATAATAGATATTACAGTAGATGGTAAGACCCATAGAAAAGGTAAGGTTGTAAAAATTGATAATGATAAAATCGTAGCTCAGGTCTTCGAAGGAACATCAGGCTTATCCACCCAAAATACTTCTGTAAGGTTTACAGGAACTCCATTGGAAATTCCTTTATCAAAGGATATTTTGGGGAGAACTTTTAATGGAGTGGGTAATCCGATTGACTCTGATTTTCCGATTTATTCTGATAAACGTTACAATATAAATGGAAGGCCGATCAATCCAGTTTCAAGACAATACCCGAGAGATTATATCAATACAGGAATATCTGCAATAGATGCCTTAATGACCCTGATCAGGGGGCAGAAACTTCCTATTTTTTCCGGGAATGGACTACCCCATAATGAATTGGCTGTTCAAATTGTAAAGCAGGCAAAAATCAGAGGAGCGGAAGATGGAAATTTTGCTATTGTATTTGGTGCTATGGGGGTTCGTCATGATGATGCGGATTATTTCATCAGAAGTTTTAAAGAATCAGGAGTATTAGAGCGGGTAGTAATGTATCTCAACTTAGCAGATGATCCGATCATTGAGAGAATTTCTACTCCCAGATGTGCTTTAACGGCAGCAGAATATTTGGCTTTTGAATGTGGTATGCATATTCTTGTCATTTTGACAGACATGACAAGTTATTGTGAGGCATTGCGTGAACTTTCAGCTGCAAGGGAGGAAGTACCCAGCAGAAAAGGGTATCCTGGATATTTGTACAGTGACCTGGCTACAATATATGAAAGGGCTGGCATGTTAAAAGAAACGGAAGGGTCCATCACACTTCTTCCTATACTGACTATGCCGAATGATGATATTACCCATCCCATTCCAGACTTGACGGGGTATATTACAGAAGGACAAATTGTATTAAGCAGAGAACTGTATCAAAGTAATATTTATCCACCTATTTCTGTATTGCCTTCTTTGTCCAGACTTATGAAGGATGGAATTGGTGAGGACTATACAAGAGAAGATCATGGAGATTTAGCAAACCAAATATTCTCATCCTATTCAAAAGTTCAGGATATCAGAGCGTTGGCACAAATTATCGGAGAAGACGATTTGTCAGAGATAGATAAAAAGTATCTGGAGTTTGGGCAAAGATTTGAAGAGGAATTCTTAAGTCAAAGCATGGATGAAAACCGTTCTATAGAAGATACACTTAATCTCGGATGGAAATTAATCTCTATTCTTCCGAAGGAAGAACTTGACAGACTTAATCCGAAGTTAATAGAAAAATTTTATATAAATTAA